A window of the Hordeum vulgare subsp. vulgare chromosome 5H, MorexV3_pseudomolecules_assembly, whole genome shotgun sequence genome harbors these coding sequences:
- the LOC123396158 gene encoding CBBY-like protein isoform X3, with protein sequence MAAAAARCLLLRASPPSEAAKATASVGASSSATSLPVRAAASPSSARRLRPMRLRCSSPPSGGPAEPGLAVLLEVEGVLADVYRFGYRQAFNVAFQSLGLDCANWTEPIYADLVRKSSGDEERMLVLFFDRIGWPTSLPTSEKGSFTKSVLREKLKALEKLSASDDLPLRPGVEKFIDDALSEGVPVAILATYGRNGEKISRSIVEKLGPERTSKIKIVGKDEVEKSLYGQLVFGEGVASSLDEQLTKEVQKAAAAEKQRIAEEVASLLKLSVDINTASKSSEKIIATLRAGAEYVGCDVQNCILVAGSQPSVIAAERIGMSCIVVRSR encoded by the exons atggccgccgccgccgcccgatgcCTCCTGCTCCGGGCATCGCCTCCGTCGGAGGCCGCGAAGGCCACTGCCTCCGTCGGCGCCTCCTCCAGCGCCACCTCGCTCCCTGTCCGCGCGGCCGCCTCCCCGAGCTCCGCCCGCCGTCTCCGGCCGATGCGGCTCCGGTGCTCCTCCCCGCCGTCGGGAGGCCCCGCCGAGCCGGGGCTCGCCGTGCTCCTCGAAGTCGAAGG AGTTCTTGCAGATGTCTACCGCTTCGGCTACCGCCAAGCTTTCAATGTAG CATTTCAAAGTCTTGGCTTGGATTGCGCGAATTGGACGGAGCCAATATATGCTGATTTAGTGAG GAAATCTAGTGGCGACGAGGAAAGGATGCTGGTTCTGTTCTTTGACAGG ATTGGCTGGCCTACATCTCTGCCAACTAGTGAGAAAGGGTCATTTACAAAAAGTGTTCTTCGTGAGAAG TTGAAAGCTTTGGAAAAGCTCTCTGCTTCTGATGACTTACCACTACGTCCTGGAGTTGAGAA GTTCATCGATGATGCACTTAGCGAGGGTGTGCCTGTAGCCATATTGGCAACATATGGCAGAAACGGAGAGAAAATTTCAAG ATCAATAGTTGAGAAGTTAGGCCCTGAGAGAACGTCAAAAATAAAGATTGTTGGAAAAGACGAGGTTGAAAAAAGCCTTTATGGGCAGCTTGTTTTTGGTGAAGGAGTTGCCTCCAGTTTGGATGAACAACTTACCAAGGAAGTACAAAAGGCTG CTGCGGCAGAGAAACAGAGGATAGCAGAAGAGGTTGCATCACTTCTTAAACTCAGCGTCGACATCAACACAGCGTCCAAAAG TTCCGAGAAGATAATAGCCACGCTGCGAGCTGGCGCTGAATATGTTGGATGCGATGTGCAAAACTGCATCCTTGTAGCGGGTAGCCAGCCCAGTGTCATCGCAGCTGAGCGCATTGGCATGTCGTGCATAGTTGTCCGAAGCAGGTAA
- the LOC123396158 gene encoding CBBY-like protein isoform X2: MPPAPGIASVGGREGHCLRRRLLQRHLAPCPRGRLPELRPPSPADAAPVLLPAVGRPRRAGARRAPRSRRSSCRCLPLRLPPSFQSFQSLGLDCANWTEPIYADLVRKSSGDEERMLVLFFDRIGWPTSLPTSEKGSFTKSVLREKLKALEKLSASDDLPLRPGVEKFIDDALSEGVPVAILATYGRNGEKISRSIVEKLGPERTSKIKIVGKDEVEKSLYGQLVFGEGVASSLDEQLTKEVQKAAAAEKQRIAEEVASLLKLSVDINTASKSSEKIIATLRAGAEYVGCDVQNCILVAGSQPSVIAAERIGMSCIVVRSSLTARAEFHSAKAVMDGFGDTDLTVSKLLSKRWS; this comes from the exons atgcCTCCTGCTCCGGGCATCGCCTCCGTCGGAGGCCGCGAAGGCCACTGCCTCCGTCGGCGCCTCCTCCAGCGCCACCTCGCTCCCTGTCCGCGCGGCCGCCTCCCCGAGCTCCGCCCGCCGTCTCCGGCCGATGCGGCTCCGGTGCTCCTCCCCGCCGTCGGGAGGCCCCGCCGAGCCGGGGCTCGCCGTGCTCCTCGAAGTCGAAGG AGTTCTTGCAGATGTCTACCGCTTCGGCTACCGCCAAGCTTTCAAT CATTTCAAAGTCTTGGCTTGGATTGCGCGAATTGGACGGAGCCAATATATGCTGATTTAGTGAG GAAATCTAGTGGCGACGAGGAAAGGATGCTGGTTCTGTTCTTTGACAGG ATTGGCTGGCCTACATCTCTGCCAACTAGTGAGAAAGGGTCATTTACAAAAAGTGTTCTTCGTGAGAAG TTGAAAGCTTTGGAAAAGCTCTCTGCTTCTGATGACTTACCACTACGTCCTGGAGTTGAGAA GTTCATCGATGATGCACTTAGCGAGGGTGTGCCTGTAGCCATATTGGCAACATATGGCAGAAACGGAGAGAAAATTTCAAG ATCAATAGTTGAGAAGTTAGGCCCTGAGAGAACGTCAAAAATAAAGATTGTTGGAAAAGACGAGGTTGAAAAAAGCCTTTATGGGCAGCTTGTTTTTGGTGAAGGAGTTGCCTCCAGTTTGGATGAACAACTTACCAAGGAAGTACAAAAGGCTG CTGCGGCAGAGAAACAGAGGATAGCAGAAGAGGTTGCATCACTTCTTAAACTCAGCGTCGACATCAACACAGCGTCCAAAAG TTCCGAGAAGATAATAGCCACGCTGCGAGCTGGCGCTGAATATGTTGGATGCGATGTGCAAAACTGCATCCTTGTAGCGGGTAGCCAGCCCAGTGTCATCGCAGCTGAGCGCATTGGCATGTCGTGCATAGTTGTCCGAAGCAG CCTAACCGCTAGAGCAGAATTTCACTCCGCAAAGGCTGTCATGGATGGATTCGGTGACACGGACTTAACAGTATCAAAACTACTGAGTAAGAGGTGGTCTTAA
- the LOC123396158 gene encoding CBBY-like protein isoform X1 — MPPAPGIASVGGREGHCLRRRLLQRHLAPCPRGRLPELRPPSPADAAPVLLPAVGRPRRAGARRAPRSRRSSCRCLPLRLPPSFQCRCGQSFQSLGLDCANWTEPIYADLVRKSSGDEERMLVLFFDRIGWPTSLPTSEKGSFTKSVLREKLKALEKLSASDDLPLRPGVEKFIDDALSEGVPVAILATYGRNGEKISRSIVEKLGPERTSKIKIVGKDEVEKSLYGQLVFGEGVASSLDEQLTKEVQKAAAAEKQRIAEEVASLLKLSVDINTASKSSEKIIATLRAGAEYVGCDVQNCILVAGSQPSVIAAERIGMSCIVVRSSLTARAEFHSAKAVMDGFGDTDLTVSKLLSKRWS, encoded by the exons atgcCTCCTGCTCCGGGCATCGCCTCCGTCGGAGGCCGCGAAGGCCACTGCCTCCGTCGGCGCCTCCTCCAGCGCCACCTCGCTCCCTGTCCGCGCGGCCGCCTCCCCGAGCTCCGCCCGCCGTCTCCGGCCGATGCGGCTCCGGTGCTCCTCCCCGCCGTCGGGAGGCCCCGCCGAGCCGGGGCTCGCCGTGCTCCTCGAAGTCGAAGG AGTTCTTGCAGATGTCTACCGCTTCGGCTACCGCCAAGCTTTCAATGTAGGTGCGGACAAT CATTTCAAAGTCTTGGCTTGGATTGCGCGAATTGGACGGAGCCAATATATGCTGATTTAGTGAG GAAATCTAGTGGCGACGAGGAAAGGATGCTGGTTCTGTTCTTTGACAGG ATTGGCTGGCCTACATCTCTGCCAACTAGTGAGAAAGGGTCATTTACAAAAAGTGTTCTTCGTGAGAAG TTGAAAGCTTTGGAAAAGCTCTCTGCTTCTGATGACTTACCACTACGTCCTGGAGTTGAGAA GTTCATCGATGATGCACTTAGCGAGGGTGTGCCTGTAGCCATATTGGCAACATATGGCAGAAACGGAGAGAAAATTTCAAG ATCAATAGTTGAGAAGTTAGGCCCTGAGAGAACGTCAAAAATAAAGATTGTTGGAAAAGACGAGGTTGAAAAAAGCCTTTATGGGCAGCTTGTTTTTGGTGAAGGAGTTGCCTCCAGTTTGGATGAACAACTTACCAAGGAAGTACAAAAGGCTG CTGCGGCAGAGAAACAGAGGATAGCAGAAGAGGTTGCATCACTTCTTAAACTCAGCGTCGACATCAACACAGCGTCCAAAAG TTCCGAGAAGATAATAGCCACGCTGCGAGCTGGCGCTGAATATGTTGGATGCGATGTGCAAAACTGCATCCTTGTAGCGGGTAGCCAGCCCAGTGTCATCGCAGCTGAGCGCATTGGCATGTCGTGCATAGTTGTCCGAAGCAG CCTAACCGCTAGAGCAGAATTTCACTCCGCAAAGGCTGTCATGGATGGATTCGGTGACACGGACTTAACAGTATCAAAACTACTGAGTAAGAGGTGGTCTTAA